Proteins from a single region of Nitrospira sp.:
- the miaA gene encoding tRNA (adenosine(37)-N6)-dimethylallyltransferase MiaA, with protein sequence MARRHRPLVVLLGPTAVGKSRVAIQVAKYLNTEILTADSRQVYRGMDIGTDKPTVEDRQVVPHQLLDLASPDETFNTGWYRRAALEHIERLYVANRLPFVVGGTGLYIRTLVRGLCPAPQADPIVRAALKELKEQAGRQGLYAELTRVDPAAAARLHPNDESKVMRALEVFRLSGRLMSEMQDEHRFQEESFSPLLIGLQRTTETLYRRIDERIDWQLAHGMVEETRSLLERGYGRELGAMKGLGYRHIGAYLANECDEVEMVRLFKRDTRRFAKRQMTWFRKEPGVEWFLIDEGEAFEQVGRRVITRIEQFLHGHEAPKHSLA encoded by the coding sequence ATGGCACGTCGTCACCGGCCCTTAGTCGTCCTGCTGGGGCCAACCGCCGTTGGAAAAAGCCGAGTCGCGATACAGGTGGCCAAGTACTTGAACACCGAGATTCTGACGGCAGATTCGCGTCAGGTGTATCGTGGGATGGATATTGGCACGGACAAGCCGACCGTCGAGGATCGGCAGGTGGTGCCGCATCAGCTGCTGGATCTGGCGAGTCCAGATGAAACGTTCAATACCGGGTGGTATCGACGTGCCGCACTGGAGCATATCGAGCGGTTATACGTCGCCAACCGGCTGCCCTTCGTTGTTGGCGGGACCGGCCTCTACATCAGAACGTTGGTCAGAGGGTTGTGTCCGGCGCCGCAAGCTGATCCGATCGTGAGGGCGGCCCTCAAGGAGTTGAAGGAGCAGGCGGGACGACAGGGTCTGTATGCCGAATTGACGCGAGTCGATCCTGCCGCAGCGGCCCGATTGCATCCGAACGATGAGTCGAAGGTGATGCGGGCTCTGGAGGTGTTTCGGTTGTCAGGACGCTTGATGTCCGAGATGCAGGATGAACACCGGTTTCAGGAAGAATCGTTTTCTCCGCTGTTGATCGGGCTTCAGCGGACCACGGAGACGCTCTATCGAAGAATCGATGAACGAATCGATTGGCAGTTGGCTCATGGGATGGTAGAAGAGACGCGCTCGCTGCTCGAGCGGGGATACGGACGTGAGCTTGGGGCAATGAAAGGACTCGGGTATCGTCACATCGGCGCCTATTTGGCAAACGAATGTGATGAAGTGGAAATGGTACGTCTATTCAAACGTGATACCAGACGGTTTGCGAAGCGGCAGATGACCTGGTTTCGAAAGGAGCCCGGTGTCGAGTGGTTCTTGATTGATGAGGGTGAGGCGTTTGAACAAGTGGGGCGGCGAGTCATCACACGGATCGAACAATTTCTGCACGGCCATGAGGCCCCAAAGCACTCGTTAGCATGA